The following coding sequences are from one Lolium rigidum isolate FL_2022 chromosome 6, APGP_CSIRO_Lrig_0.1, whole genome shotgun sequence window:
- the LOC124661146 gene encoding 60S ribosomal protein L17-2: MVKYSRDPANPTKSAKACGKDLRVHFKNTRETAFALRKMPLNKAKRYLEDVLAHKQAIPFRRYCRGVGRTAQAKNRQPNGQGRWPAKSAQFVLDLLKNAESNAEVKGLDVDSLYISHIQVNQAMKQRRRTYRAHGRINPYMSNPCHIELILSEKEEPVKKEPDNVIAPRKAV; this comes from the exons atg GTGAAGTACTCGAGGGATCCGGCCAACCCGACAAAGT CGGCCAAGGCCTGTGGCAAGGATCTCAGGGTCCACTTCAAG AACACACGTGAGACAGCGTTTGCCCTTCGCAAGATGCCTTTGAACAAGGCTAAGAGGTACCTTGAGGATGTTTTGGCCCACAAGCAAGCTATTCCCTTCAGGAGGTACTGTAGAGGTGTTGGCCGTACCGCACAAGCAAAGAATCGCCAGCCAAATGGGCAGGGTCGCTGGCCTGCAAAGTCAGCCCAGTTCGTGTTGGATTTGCTGAAGAATGCTGAGAGTAACGCTGAG GTTAAAGGCTTGGATGTCGACAGCCTCTACATTTCGCACATCCAGGTGAACCAAGCCATGAAGCAGAGGCGGCGTACATACCGTGCTCACGGACGCATTAATC CTTACATGTCAAACCCCTGCCACATTGAGCTGATCTTGTCAGAGAAGGAAGAGCCCGTGAAGAAGGAG CCTGACAATGTCATTGCACCAAGGAAAGCTGTTTAA
- the LOC124660054 gene encoding NDR1/HIN1-like protein 26 yields MSLITDDPDDSPRHCATKRHHHHGAGCGRFSGTGRRRLLIAASSAATSIIALAIILWLTLRPSAPRFSLLAATAAVAGPNATGIARLDAAFVAHNPNARATALYDRLQLRASYAGGQLSAAAEPFEQTQGDVVLTALMSSSSSVAPAAAVDVGETAAGGRPTLLLRLRVEGHLRWKVASWVSGRRALAAECVAVVVLEQSQSRAVVVQGSQCATTLQ; encoded by the coding sequence ATGTCCCTCATCACCGATGATCCCGACGATTCGCCCAGGCACTGCGCCAccaagcgccaccaccaccacggcgCCGGATGCGGCCGGTTCAGCGGCACCGGGCGCCGGCGGCTCCTGATcgcggcgtcgtcggcggcgacgTCCATCATAGCCTTGGCCATCATATTATGGCTCACCCTCCGCCCTTCCGCCCCGCGCTTCTCTCTTCTGGCCGCTACCGCAGCAGTCGCCGGTCCCAACGCCACCGGCATCGCGCGGCTCGACGCCGCCTTCGTGGCGCACAACCCCAACGCCCGCGCCACCGCGCTCTACGACCGCCTCCAGCTCCGAGCCTCCTACGCCGGCGGCCAGCTCTCTGCAGCCGCGGAGCCGTTCGAGCAGACGCAGGGAGACGTCGTGCTCACCGCCTtgatgtcgtcctcgtcgtctgtggctcctgcggcggcggtggacgtgggagagacggcggcgggcgggcggccCACGTTGCTGCTGAGGCTGCGCGTGGAGGGGCACCTCCGGTGGAAGGTGGCCTCCTGGGTGTCCGGCAGGCGCGCCCTGGCCGCCGAGTGCGTCGCCGTCGTGGTGCTCGAGCAGTCGCAGTCGAGGGCTGTCGTCGTGCAAGGATCCCAGTGCGCCACCACCCTCCAATGA
- the LOC124663263 gene encoding uncharacterized protein LOC124663263, whose amino-acid sequence MASPSAPAPPWVILGSIPRVAAPDDGSDVSVALTAPPRVSILTVSPRVFPDPPTPHFFPFVLAADPSGLLLLQANLQCAPTRQVIDRPDHQSVTWKDTNARYFVLDATTGSAFHLPDPQATIMHQALLGLVVSPGGGGHYMVAELQPIIGSSTATLLCFSTEVGEWVEKSVHYPLPPRPLSPICVLSHHGRLWWIDLSWGVITCDPFADEPVLGFVPFPPGKVLACREAKGLTDMFRCVGVSGGKLRFVDTYMDRRRAHAGGPIPTVGVWTLADPDSTEWTLEHEASFTEIWADQSYKATGLPNKVPRLALIHPKKPDVLYFFLQERLFGVDVPARKVVVCEVYGLVAPPSCCIATRFVRSWELPRALSSGNWSDGINLAEESYARPYRPSPEDYHMVGSLRQTFIG is encoded by the exons ATGGCTTCTCCttccgcgccggcgccgccgtgggTCATCCTAGGCAGCATCCCTCGCGTCGCCGCACCGGACGACGGCAGCGACGTCTCCGTCGCGCTCACGGCGCCGCCGCGCGTCTCGATCCTCACAGTCTCCCCACGCGTCTTCCCGGATCCCCCAACTCCCCACTTCTTTCCCTTCGTCCTCGCCGCAGACCCCTCCGGCCTGCTACTCCTCCAGGCCAACCTGCAATGCGCCCCGACCCGTCAAGTCATCGACCGTCCCGACCACCAGTCCGTCACCTGGAAAGACACCAACGCGCGATACTTCGTGCTGGACGCCACCACCGGCTCGGCTTTCCACCTCCCCGACCCTCAGGCCACCATCATGCACCAGGCGCTCCTCGGCCTTGTCGTCtctcctggcggcggcggccactACATGGTCGCGGAGCTCCAGCCCATCATCGGCAGCAGCACGGCCACGCTCCTCTGCTTCTCTACAGAGGTTGGGGAGTGGGTGGAGAAGAGCGTCCATTACCCGCTCCCGCCCCGCCCGCTGTCTCCCATCTGCGTACTCTCGCACCATGGGAGGCTCTGGTGGATCGACCTCTCATGGGGCGTCATCACCTGCGACCCCTTCGCCGACGAGCCGGTCCTGGGTTTCGTCCCATTCCCGCCGGGGAAGGTCCTGGCGTGCAGGGAAGCTAAGGGACTCACCGACATGTTCCGTTGCGTCGGGGTGAGCGGCGGCAAGCTGCGTTTCGTGGACACATACATGGACAGGCGGCGTGCTCATGCTGGCGGCCCTATTCCCACCGTAGGCGTGTGGACGCTGGCCGATCCAGACTCCACGGAGTGGACGCTGGAGCACGAGGCGAGCTTTACTGAGATCTGGGCCGATCAGAGCTACAAGGCGACCGGGCTGCCGAACAAGGTGCCCAGGCTCGCCCTCATTCACCCCAAGAAACCGGACGTGCTCTACTTCTTTCTTCAAGAGCGCCTCTTCGGTGTTGACGTGCCTGCTCGCAAGGTGGTGGTGTGCGAGGTCTATGGGCTGGTTGCGCCGCCGAGCTGCTGCATCGCCACCCGCTTCGTCCGGTCTTGGGAGCTGCCGCGGGCACTCTCCTCAG GGAACTGGTCTGATGGTATCAACTTGGCTGAAGAATCTTATGCTCGACCATATCGGCCATCCCCAGAGGATTACCACATGGTGGGTTCTCTTAGGCAGACATTCATAGGATGA